The proteins below are encoded in one region of Eubacterium sp. 1001713B170207_170306_E7:
- a CDS encoding dCMP deaminase family protein has translation MKREDYLSWDEYFMGIALLAAKRSKDPGTQVGACIVSPDNKILTMGYNGMPTGCHDDDMPWEREGAPLETKYLYVCHAEFNAILNNGGRSLKGATLYATLFPCNECAKAIIQSGIQKVIYMEDKYADTDAVIASKKMFDMVGIVYEAYEAKHKKVVIEL, from the coding sequence ATGAAAAGAGAAGATTATTTATCCTGGGATGAATATTTCATGGGGATCGCCCTGCTGGCTGCAAAAAGAAGCAAGGACCCCGGAACACAGGTGGGCGCATGTATTGTAAGCCCGGACAACAAAATTTTAACCATGGGCTATAACGGAATGCCTACAGGCTGCCACGATGATGATATGCCCTGGGAGCGGGAGGGGGCACCTCTTGAAACAAAGTATCTCTACGTCTGTCATGCCGAATTTAACGCCATTTTGAACAATGGAGGCCGTTCATTAAAGGGGGCAACTCTATACGCGACGCTTTTTCCCTGTAACGAGTGTGCAAAGGCCATTATACAGTCGGGAATCCAAAAGGTTATCTATATGGAAGATAAATACGCGGACACCGATGCGGTCATCGCCTCCAAAAAAATGTTTGATATGGTTGGAATTGTTTATGAGGCCTATGAGGCCAAGCATAAAAAGGTTGTTATTGAGTTGTAA